The following proteins are encoded in a genomic region of Mycobacterium sp. 155:
- a CDS encoding ABC transporter ATP-binding protein translates to MAEIVLDRVTKSYPDGAGGVREAVKELSMTIADGEFIILVGPSGCGKSTTLNMIAGLEDISSGELSIGGERVNEKAPKDRDIAMVFQSYALYPHMTVRQNIAFPLTLAKMKKDEIAAKVEDTAKILDLTELLDRRPAQLSGGQRQRVAMGRAIVRSPKAFLMDEPLSNLDAKLRVQMRAEISRLQSRLGTTTVYVTHDQTEAMTLGDRVVVMLAGVVQQIGTPDELYKNPVNLFVAGFIGSPAMNFFPATFTDVGVRLPFGEVTLSPQVHELLDRAPKPDNIIVGIRPEHLEDASLLDGYARIRALSFTVRADIVESLGSEKYVHFTTEGAGARAAQLAELTVDSGVGENEFVARVSAESKVRAGEQIELAFDTSKLVIFDVDSGLNLTRTPEPEAAPEVAVAAEAEVESETEPETETEVVEDTEVEPAAESESKNE, encoded by the coding sequence ATGGCCGAGATTGTGTTGGACCGGGTGACCAAGAGTTACCCCGACGGCGCAGGCGGTGTCCGGGAAGCCGTCAAAGAACTGTCCATGACCATCGCAGACGGCGAGTTCATCATCTTGGTCGGACCATCCGGGTGCGGCAAATCCACCACGTTGAACATGATCGCGGGCCTGGAGGACATCTCGTCGGGCGAGTTGAGCATCGGCGGGGAGCGGGTCAACGAGAAGGCCCCCAAAGACCGCGACATCGCCATGGTGTTCCAGTCCTACGCGCTGTACCCGCACATGACGGTCCGCCAGAACATCGCCTTCCCCCTCACACTGGCCAAGATGAAGAAGGACGAGATCGCGGCCAAGGTCGAGGACACCGCCAAGATCCTCGACCTGACCGAGCTGCTGGACCGCAGGCCGGCCCAGCTGTCCGGCGGTCAACGTCAGCGGGTGGCGATGGGGCGGGCAATTGTTCGTAGCCCCAAGGCATTCCTGATGGACGAGCCGCTCTCCAACCTGGATGCCAAACTACGGGTTCAGATGCGCGCGGAGATCTCGCGGTTGCAGAGCCGGCTGGGCACCACGACGGTGTACGTCACCCACGACCAGACCGAGGCGATGACGCTGGGGGACCGCGTAGTGGTGATGCTCGCCGGCGTGGTGCAACAGATCGGTACCCCCGACGAGCTCTACAAGAACCCGGTCAACCTGTTCGTGGCGGGTTTCATCGGATCGCCTGCGATGAACTTCTTCCCGGCGACGTTCACCGATGTGGGAGTGCGGTTGCCGTTCGGTGAGGTGACGCTGAGTCCGCAGGTGCACGAGTTGCTGGACCGAGCGCCCAAGCCGGACAACATCATCGTCGGTATCCGGCCCGAGCATCTCGAAGACGCGTCGCTGCTGGATGGGTACGCCCGAATCCGGGCACTGAGCTTCACCGTGCGTGCCGACATCGTCGAATCGCTGGGCTCCGAGAAGTACGTGCACTTCACCACTGAGGGCGCGGGCGCCCGCGCGGCCCAGCTGGCCGAGTTGACGGTCGATTCCGGCGTGGGCGAAAATGAGTTTGTGGCAAGGGTTTCCGCCGAGTCCAAGGTGAGGGCCGGTGAGCAGATCGAGCTCGCGTTCGACACCTCGAAGTTGGTCATCTTCGACGTCGACTCAGGTCTGAACCTGACCCGCACACCTGAGCCCGAGGCGGCGCCTGAAGTTGCCGTAGCAGCAGAGGCGGAAGTCGAATCGGAGACGGAGCCGGAAACTGAGACCGAGGTGGTCGAGGACACCGAGGTGGAGCCGGCCGCAGAGTCCGAGTCGAAGAACGAGTGA
- a CDS encoding carbohydrate ABC transporter permease, whose product MSERLGARRATGWVVVDALVILYALFPVLWILSLSLKPTSTVKDGKLIPTQITFANYKGIFTGDIFTSALVNSIGIGLITTVIAVVVGAMAAYAVARLVFPGKRLLVGVALLIAMFPQISLVTPLFNIERRLGLFDTWPGLIIPYITFALPLAIYTLSAFFREIPWDLEKAAKMDGATPAQAFRKVIAPLAAPGIVTAAILVFIFAWNDLLLALSLTATQRAITAPVAIANFTGSSQFEEPTGSIAAGAMVITIPIIVFVLIFQRRIVAGLTSGAVKG is encoded by the coding sequence ATGAGCGAACGGTTAGGTGCGCGCCGCGCAACCGGATGGGTTGTCGTCGACGCACTGGTGATTCTCTACGCGTTGTTCCCGGTGCTGTGGATCCTGTCACTGTCACTCAAGCCGACGTCAACGGTCAAGGACGGCAAGCTGATCCCGACCCAGATCACCTTCGCCAACTACAAAGGCATCTTCACTGGCGACATCTTCACCTCGGCGCTGGTCAACTCGATCGGCATCGGGCTGATCACCACAGTGATCGCGGTGGTGGTCGGCGCCATGGCGGCATACGCGGTGGCCCGACTTGTGTTCCCGGGTAAACGGCTGTTGGTCGGTGTCGCCCTGCTGATCGCGATGTTCCCGCAGATCTCCTTGGTGACACCGCTTTTCAACATCGAGCGCCGGCTCGGCCTGTTCGACACCTGGCCCGGCCTGATCATCCCGTACATCACCTTCGCGCTGCCTCTGGCCATTTACACGCTCTCGGCGTTCTTCCGGGAGATCCCGTGGGATCTGGAAAAAGCCGCGAAGATGGACGGCGCCACGCCGGCGCAGGCATTCCGGAAGGTCATCGCCCCGCTGGCGGCGCCCGGCATCGTTACCGCGGCCATCCTGGTGTTCATCTTCGCGTGGAACGATCTGCTGCTGGCCCTTTCGCTGACGGCGACCCAACGCGCCATCACGGCGCCGGTGGCCATCGCGAACTTCACCGGCAGCTCGCAATTCGAGGAGCCGACCGGCTCGATCGCGGCCGGTGCCATGGTCATCACGATCCCGATCATTGTCTTTGTCCTGATTTTCCAGCGGCGCATCGTCGCTGGACTGACCTCCGGTGCGGTAAAGGGGTAG